GCGCGCCGCGGACCCCGACGCCGCCCTGCTGGCCCTGGTTCGGCTGGCCGAAAACCCCGACGCCGGATGGAACGAGCTCAATGCCGCCCTGCTGGCCGAACGCCCCCTGCGCGGGCGGCTGTTCGGTGTGCTCGGCGCGTCGCTGGCCCTCGGTGATCACCTGATCGCCCAGCCGCAGTCCTGGAAACTCTTGCGCGGCAACGTCACACTGCCCACCCACGATCAGCTGTGCGCGACGTTCACCGAGTGCGTCGAGGAGGCGCTGGCCGACCCCGGTTCGGCGATGGTGCGCCTTCGCACCCTGTACCGCGATCAGCTGCTGGTGCTGGCCGGGCTCGACCTGGCCGCCACGGTCGAGGACGAACCGGTGGTCCCGTTCACCGTGGTGGCCGCCCACCTGTCGGACCTCGCCGACGCCGCGCTTGCCGCCGCGTTGCGGGTGGCCGAGACCACCGTGTGCGGCGACAAGACGCCGCCACGCCTGGCGGTCATCGCGATGGGCAAATGCGGTGCCCGCGAACTGAACTACGTCAGCGACGTCGACGTCATCTTCGTCGCCGAGCACGCCGACACCGTCACCACCCGGGTGGCCGGCGAGATGATGCGGCTGGCCTCGGACGCGTTCTTTCAGGTCGACGCCGGGCTGCGACCGGAGGGCCGCAGCGGCGAGCTGGTCCGCACCGTCGAGTCACACGTCGCCTACTACCAGCGATGGGCGAAAACCTGGGAGTTCCAGGCGCTGCTGAAGGCGCGGGCGGCGGTGGGCGACGCGGAGCTCGGACAGCGTTACCTGGCCGCGCTGATGCCGATGGTCTGGGTCGCCTGCGAGCGCGAGGACTTCGTGGTCGAAGTGCAGGCGATGCGGCGGCGCGTCGAGCAGTTGGTGCCCGCCGAGGTCCGCGGCCGCGAGATCAAGCTCGGCAGTGGCGGACTGCGCGACGTCGAATTCGCCGTGCAGCTCCTGCAATTGGTGCACGGGCGCGGCGACGAGTCGCTGCACGTGGCGTCGACGGTCGACGCGCTGGCCGCGCTCGGACAGGGCGGCTACATCGGGCGTGAGGACGCGGCGAACCTCACCGCCTCCTACGAGTTCCTCCGGTTGCTCGAGCACCGGTTGCAGCTGCAGCGGCTCAAGCGCACCCACCTGCTGCCCGAGCCCGACGACGAGGAGGCGGTGCGCTGGCTGGCGCGGGCCGCCCACGTCCGGCCCGACGGCCGCCACGACGCGGCCGGGGTGCTGCGCGAGGAGCTGCGCCACCAGAACCTGCGGGTGTCGCAGCTGCACGCCAAGCTCTTCTACCAACCGCTGCTGGAATCGATCGGCCCGGCGGGCCTGGAGATGGCGCAGGGCATGACCTCCGAGGCCGCCGAGCGTCAGCTGGCCGCCCTGGGCTACGAGGGCCCGCAGTCCGCGCTGAAGCACATGTCGGCGCTGGTCAACCTGAGCGGCCGGCGCGGCCGGGTGCAGTCGGTGCTGCTGCCCAGGCTGCTGAACTGGATGTCGTACACGCCCGACCCCGACGGCGGTCTGTTGGCCTACCGGCGACTCTCCGAGGCGCTGTCGGGGGAAAGTTGGTACCTGGCCACGCTGCGGGACAAGCCCGCGGTCGCCCGTCGGCTCATGCACGTGCTGGGCACCTCGGCGTACGTGCCGGACCTGTTGATGCGCGCGCCCCGGGTGATCCAGGACTATGGCGACGGGCCCGGCGGCCCGCGGCTGCTGGAGGCCGACCCCGCCGCGGTGGCCCGCGCGCTGGTGGCCTCGGCCGCCCGCTACTCCGACCCCGTGCGGGCGATCGCGGGCGCACGCACTCTGCGGCGCCGCGAGCTGGCCCGGGTGGCGTCGGCCGACCTGCTCGGCATGCTCGAGGTCGTCGACGTGTGCAAGGCGCTGACGTCGGTGTGGGTGGCGGTGCTGCAGGCCGCGATGGACGCGATGATCCGGGCCAACCTTCCCCGCGATGGCGGTAAGGCGCCGGCGACCATCGCCGTCATCGGCATGGGCCGGCTGGGCGGCGCGGAACTGGGCTACGGCTCCGACGCCGATGTGATGTTCGTGTGCGAGCCGGCGCCCGGGGTCGAGGATTCGGTGGCCGTGCGCTGGGCGACGACGGTCGCCGAAC
The sequence above is drawn from the Mycobacterium marseillense genome and encodes:
- a CDS encoding bifunctional [glutamine synthetase] adenylyltransferase/[glutamine synthetase]-adenylyl-L-tyrosine phosphorylase, whose amino-acid sequence is MVVTKPATQRPRLPSVGRLGLVDPQAAERIAQLGWHEHDDQAHVDLLWSLSRAADPDAALLALVRLAENPDAGWNELNAALLAERPLRGRLFGVLGASLALGDHLIAQPQSWKLLRGNVTLPTHDQLCATFTECVEEALADPGSAMVRLRTLYRDQLLVLAGLDLAATVEDEPVVPFTVVAAHLSDLADAALAAALRVAETTVCGDKTPPRLAVIAMGKCGARELNYVSDVDVIFVAEHADTVTTRVAGEMMRLASDAFFQVDAGLRPEGRSGELVRTVESHVAYYQRWAKTWEFQALLKARAAVGDAELGQRYLAALMPMVWVACEREDFVVEVQAMRRRVEQLVPAEVRGREIKLGSGGLRDVEFAVQLLQLVHGRGDESLHVASTVDALAALGQGGYIGREDAANLTASYEFLRLLEHRLQLQRLKRTHLLPEPDDEEAVRWLARAAHVRPDGRHDAAGVLREELRHQNLRVSQLHAKLFYQPLLESIGPAGLEMAQGMTSEAAERQLAALGYEGPQSALKHMSALVNLSGRRGRVQSVLLPRLLNWMSYTPDPDGGLLAYRRLSEALSGESWYLATLRDKPAVARRLMHVLGTSAYVPDLLMRAPRVIQDYGDGPGGPRLLEADPAAVARALVASAARYSDPVRAIAGARTLRRRELARVASADLLGMLEVVDVCKALTSVWVAVLQAAMDAMIRANLPRDGGKAPATIAVIGMGRLGGAELGYGSDADVMFVCEPAPGVEDSVAVRWATTVAEQVRTLLGTPSVDPPLEVDANLRPEGRNGPLVRTLASYAAYYEQWAQPWEIQALLRAHAVAGDAELGQRFLLMADKTRYPPHGVSSDAMREIRRIKARVESERLPRGADPNTHTKLGRGGLADIEWTVQLLQLRHAHEIPALHTTSTLECLDAIAEAELVPADEVELLRQAWLTATRARNALVLVRGKPTDQLPGPGRQLNAVAVAAGWPTDEGGEFLDNYLRVTRRAKAVVRKVFGS